The DNA window GTTCCAGCCGCGAGTCCAGGCCTGCCAAGCGGGCCTTGACGGTCACCACCACGAACGACAGGCAGAACATCACGTGGGTGATGAAGATCGTCCAGAAGCCCAGGGACACCCCCGAGGCTACGAACAGGGTGAGCAAAGACGAGCCCAGGACGACTTCCGGTGTGGCCATCGGCAGGAAGATCAGCAGCGACGTCCCGGACCGCCCCCGGAAGCGATGCCGCACCAACGCGAAGGCCATCAAGGACCCCAGTCCGGTCGCCACCAGCGTCGCCAAGAAGCCGATCTGCAACGACGTCAAGACCGTCTGGCACATGTCCGGCGCCCCGCACGGGTGCAGCCAGTTGTCCAACGTGAACGCGTTGAACTCGTACGCCAACCGCGACGACGGCCGGTTGAACGAGAACAACACCACCACGAAGATCGGCAGGAACATATACAGCAACACCAGCAGCGCAAAGAGGAGCACCAGGTGCGAGCGAAGCCATCTCACAGCAGCTCCTCCGTCCCCGCCCGCCGCACATACAGCAACACCAGCACGAGAATCGACGCCATCAGCACGAACGACAGGGCCGGCGCGTGCGCGTAGTCTCGCACCTGCAACAGCAGCCCGTCGATCACGTTCCCGACCATGT is part of the Tenggerimyces flavus genome and encodes:
- a CDS encoding ABC transporter permease; the encoded protein is MRWLRSHLVLLFALLVLLYMFLPIFVVVLFSFNRPSSRLAYEFNAFTLDNWLHPCGAPDMCQTVLTSLQIGFLATLVATGLGSLMAFALVRHRFRGRSGTSLLIFLPMATPEVVLGSSLLTLFVASGVSLGFWTIFITHVMFCLSFVVVTVKARLAGLDSRLEQAAMDLYANEWQTFRLVTLPLVLPGIVSAAMLSFSLSFDDFIITNFNSGQTVTFPMFVWGAAQRGIPPQVNVIGTAMFLIALLLVAIPELTRRRRAIQPA